In Chryseobacterium sp. C-71, the genomic window ATCTATATTGTTTTCAAGTTTTCTTCCTGCCAAAAGAACCTGCTGAAGAAGATCAGGATGTACGTAATCTACATTGATTCTTACCAAAAAGCGATCGAATAATGCATTCAAAGCTTCATCTTCGGGAAGAACATTGCTTGCGCCCACAAACATTAACGCCGGCAAATGTTTTGTTTCTTTTCCTCTTTTGAAAATCTTTTCGTTCAAAGCCATTAAAAGGGAATTCAGAATCGCCGAGTTCGCATTGAAAATTTCATCAAGAAAAACCAGCGATGCTTCCGGCATCATCCCGTCTGTATTCGTAAAAAGCTCTCCTTCTTTCAGTTTTCTGATATCGAAGGGACCGAAAATCTCGTTCGGTTCTGTGAAACGTGTTAAAAGATATTCGAAGTTTTTGCCATCTTTTAAGGTTTTTGCTAAAGTTCTTACCAAAACGGACTTTGCTGTTCCCGGAGGTCCGTACAAAAATGCATTTTCCCTTGCCAGCAAGCAGATTCCAAGTAAATCTACGACATCGTTTTTACCAACGAAAGTGTCTTTTACGTAGTTAAGAACCTTATTTAGTTTTTCAATATTTTGAGTCATTGTTTCTAATTAATTTTTAACGCAAAGAGCGCAAGATTTTTTTTAATATTGATTAGCATATTTTTTTTCGCAAGCGTTCTACTCAGCTAAGAAATACAGAAATTAGTTTTCTATTATTTTTAATTGTCTCCAGAAAACATCTTTATACCATCCGAATTCTGCGGTCAGCAAAGCGTTGATGTATGGAATTTCTGCTAGTCTGTAGACTTTATTTTCTACAATTCTTTCGAGATAAAGTTTCCTGTATGTTTTATCTTGCAGCTCTTCTTCCCAATTGAGTTTTTCTAAATCTAAATCTGCATCAATCCCGGAATAATGAAACTGTTGTAAAATATTTTCAAGAAGTGGAATCAGCGGATCATCAGCATCCAAATTTTTCAGAGCTATGATAATCTGTGGCAAAAATCTCAGTGACAAATCCGCAGATAATTTTGATGAAAGCGTAAGTTTTCCTTTAAATGTCGGAATCAACCGAGCAAGATCTTTTTCTGTATTTTCACGAACAAGATAAAGCTGCACGCTGTGATACAAAATTTTTGCTGCCCAAACTGCAGAATCTCTATCAAACGCAATCTGATCAGATAAAAATTCAAGTCTTTCTTTTTCAAATTCGGTTTCAAAATATGCTGCCGCTTCCTGCTCCTCTTTGGGAGAGATCTTTTTTACTTCTTCAAAAATAGTAATACATTCTTCTTTCCGAAGCAGAAATAAAGTGTCTAAAAATGGGGATTTCATTTCCATGATATGACAAAAATATAATTATTTTGCTGAGAATAAAATTTTAAATCAAGGATTAAGAATTAAATATTATTTCATTTGCTTTAATTTATCGAAATATTTATAATTTGGAAATAAGTTTCTGAGAATACTGATTTTGCCTTTTCCTAGCCATGATCGCAACATTTGTTTGAGCTCATTTTTCGTGTTTCGGCTGCGGCGGCAAGCCGCTGCAGCCGAAACACGAAAAATAGCGAGTGCGGAGAGCAGGAAATAGCTCCTAATTATGAGTAATTGGTCATGAATAGTTGTAATTGGTTTACTATTTTGTTTCATGCAATGCCATTTAAAAAGTTTTTATCTTTGCTGAAATTTAAAACAAAAATATGAGTGTACACATCAGTGCCAAAAAAGGAGAGATCGCAAAAGTTGTTTTGCAGCCTGGAGATCCGCTTCGTGCGCAGTATATTGCAGAAAATTTTCTTGAAAATGCAAAACTGGTAAGTAAAACGAGAGGTATTTTCTATTACACCGGAACATACAAAGGCAAAGAAATCTCTGTGGGAGCAAGCGGAATGGGTTTCCCGAGCATCGGAATTTATTCTTTCGAGTTGTACACAGAATATGAGGTTGACACGATCATCAGAATCGGAACTTGTGGCGGATATTCGAGTGATGTGAAATTATTTGACATTCTCAATGTTGAAAATGCGGCCAGCGAAAGTACATATGCGAAATACGC contains:
- the deoD gene encoding purine-nucleoside phosphorylase, producing MSVHISAKKGEIAKVVLQPGDPLRAQYIAENFLENAKLVSKTRGIFYYTGTYKGKEISVGASGMGFPSIGIYSFELYTEYEVDTIIRIGTCGGYSSDVKLFDILNVENAASESTYAKYAWGFEEEVMSHQGNIFDIINETAEELSLKAKATNIHSSDIFYRKDPATPAIATKYNCPAVEMEAFGLFANAKYLGKNAATILTVSDIIPTKEFISADEREKALKPMIELALEAALKVI
- a CDS encoding AAA family ATPase, translated to MTQNIEKLNKVLNYVKDTFVGKNDVVDLLGICLLARENAFLYGPPGTAKSVLVRTLAKTLKDGKNFEYLLTRFTEPNEIFGPFDIRKLKEGELFTNTDGMMPEASLVFLDEIFNANSAILNSLLMALNEKIFKRGKETKHLPALMFVGASNVLPEDEALNALFDRFLVRINVDYVHPDLLQQVLLAGRKLENNIDSDIPEILAHEIKELQGLCKTVDLKPIYEAYLNTIINLRNTGITISDRRAVKMQNLIAASALICGRNEAILSDLWVLKHIWDTEEQIEILEGIINRVIEKDENPQSHPQALQNKTPNPEEVMKDVKILFDQWENGSLSFEEQNVIKDKLRYLQTRCDWIANGEQKQYIQKEIESLWQKILQSA